TGGGTTGAAACACTCATCAGAGGCAACATCGCTAAAAGAGCACCGGAAAAAAGGAGAGAAAGAGAGCGAAGAGGACGCATGGGAAGGGAGATTAAAAATTCATGAAATTGTCATATCGCAGGATGCGACGATCGAGAGAAAAAGTAAAGATCGAAAAATCTATTATTCGTTGCGCGAAAGCAACGCTACGTTTTCAATATGGTACGTTTGAGGGAACATATCCACGGGTTGGATTGCCTCGAGCGTATAGCCTTGCTCGCGGAAAATTTTAAGATCGCGCGCCAAGGTGGCGGGGTTGCAGGAAACATAAACGATTTTGCGAGCCTTGAGCTCAGCCACGAGAAGGGGGGTGTCGCCATCGAGTCCGCATCGGGGCGGATCCACAATCACGACATCGGGTTTTTCAAGCGTTACCCCGTCCACGGTCCCGTTCGGGCCCGCCAAACTTTTGAGACATTTCGATGTGTCTCCCACCATAAATTCAATATTGGAAATGTTATTTTGCAACGCGTTTTTTCGCGCGTTCAGGACAGCGGCTTTGACGAGTTCGATGCCATAGACTTTTTTGGCATGCGCTGCGGCGCACAGGCCAATGGTGCCGGTGCCGCAATACAGGTCATAAACAATTTCTTTTCCCGAAAGCCCGGCCAGCTCAATCGCTGCGCCGTACAATTTTTCCGCTTGATGCGTGTTGGTTTGGAAAAACGATTCCGGCGAAATTTCAAAGCGCAACCGCGTTTCTTCCTTTTTGCCACTCAGCGACGGCAACCGCAATTCTTCATAAATGGTTTTTTGTCCGCTTAAAACTTGCGATTCACGCCAGGTCGGAACTCCGCGACTTTGCATGATCGTGGTCCACAGCAAAGAGGTAATGTCATCCTTGAATGGCGCTTGCGCGAACAACGTTTTGAACGCTTCCAATTGAGGAAACGGTTGAACCGATGTCACCAAATTTACCATCAATTCTCCGGTGTTTTTTCCCTCGCGAAGCATCAAATAACGCAACAGCCCTTCCCCGGTTCTTTCATCAAAAACCTCAAGTTTTTCCGCGCGCACAAATTCGCGAACTTTTTTTACAATCGACACCATCCGTTCCGAGGCCAAATGGCATTCTTCCAAATCAAAAACTTCATGGCGTTGGCGGGGGAGATGGAATCCCAGTTGGATTAATTCTTGAGCAAAACGGGGAGGAGTGGGAGTTTGTTGACGCCGCATTTCAAGAAGGGTTCTGCGAGAATCATGATCCGAGCAGGTTCCTTCCTGCGGCGGAGGCAAATTCCCGCTCCCGCCTCCGTTTTGTTTTCGCGGATCCCAAAAACTCACCTCAATTTTATTGCGATAATGCCACGGATCCTCACATCCCAGAATCGACCGCATCACGCGATCAAGTTCTTTTACAGGAATGGCGCCCACATGCTCGAGCGTTTCTCGTACCATTTGTTCTTTGAATCGAAGCTGATCTTCCACTTTTAAATTTTGAAACGTACACCCGCCGCAAGTTTCAAAATGACGACATTTTGGCGCAATTCGCGCTGGCGACGGCGTGATCAATTTCACCATTTTCCCTTCCAAAAAACTTTTCTTAATTTTAGTTAAACTCACCTCCGCATGATCTCCGGGCACCCCGC
The genomic region above belongs to Candidatus Gracilibacteria bacterium and contains:
- the rlmD gene encoding 23S rRNA (uracil(1939)-C(5))-methyltransferase RlmD, which produces MKKNKLDKEWVVADDRIACAPGALNEGVASLRRGKVRGRKPRGAIGYAHHCSNYFFSRTNTTMSLKKGEIIEVHVEKLALGGAGVGKCHVPATLLEGENRLSPIELERTEGLVTFVEGGVPGDHAEVSLTKIKKSFLEGKMVKLITPSPARIAPKCRHFETCGGCTFQNLKVEDQLRFKEQMVRETLEHVGAIPVKELDRVMRSILGCEDPWHYRNKIEVSFWDPRKQNGGGSGNLPPPQEGTCSDHDSRRTLLEMRRQQTPTPPRFAQELIQLGFHLPRQRHEVFDLEECHLASERMVSIVKKVREFVRAEKLEVFDERTGEGLLRYLMLREGKNTGELMVNLVTSVQPFPQLEAFKTLFAQAPFKDDITSLLWTTIMQSRGVPTWRESQVLSGQKTIYEELRLPSLSGKKEETRLRFEISPESFFQTNTHQAEKLYGAAIELAGLSGKEIVYDLYCGTGTIGLCAAAHAKKVYGIELVKAAVLNARKNALQNNISNIEFMVGDTSKCLKSLAGPNGTVDGVTLEKPDVVIVDPPRCGLDGDTPLLVAELKARKIVYVSCNPATLARDLKIFREQGYTLEAIQPVDMFPQTYHIENVALLSRNE